In Providencia zhijiangensis, a single window of DNA contains:
- the argS gene encoding arginine--tRNA ligase: MNIQAILSDKISAAMLAAGAPEGCDALVRQSAKAQFGDYQANGVMGAAKKMGLPPRQLAEQIVSQLDLEGIASKIEIAGPGFINIFIDPTWIATHAESALTSDRLGLAPVKAETIVIDYSAPNVAKQMHVGHLRSTIIGDAAARTQEFIGHKVIRANHVGDWGTQFGMLIAYLEKVQNEDASDMALSDLEEFYREAKKHYDEDEDFAVRARGYVVKLQSGDEYCRKMWRKLVDITMQQNQETYRRLNVTLTEDDVMGESLYNSMLPGIVADLKAKGLAVESEGATVVFLDEFKNKEGEPMGVIVQKKDGGFLYTTTDIACAKYRYETLHADRSLYYIDSRQHQHLMQAWTIVRKAGYIPESMALEHHMFGMMLGKDGKPFKTRSGGTVRLSDLLDEAVERAQTLIREKNPDMAEEELLNLANVVGIGAVKYADLSKNRTTDYIFDWDNMLAFEGNTAPYMQYAYTRVASIFKKADITEADLTLPIVLEAPHEMALATRLMQFEETILTVAREGTPHVMCAYLYDLAGLFSSFYEHCPILSADTDAQRQSRLKLALLTQKTLKAGLDTLGIETVERM, encoded by the coding sequence GTGAATATTCAGGCTATTCTTTCAGATAAAATCAGTGCTGCAATGCTAGCAGCGGGAGCTCCAGAAGGCTGTGACGCCCTTGTTCGTCAATCAGCTAAAGCGCAATTTGGTGACTATCAGGCTAACGGCGTGATGGGAGCTGCGAAAAAAATGGGCCTGCCTCCCCGACAACTGGCCGAGCAAATTGTTAGCCAATTAGATCTCGAAGGTATCGCATCAAAAATTGAAATCGCCGGTCCCGGTTTCATCAACATTTTTATCGACCCAACATGGATTGCAACTCACGCAGAAAGCGCGCTGACCAGCGACCGTTTAGGCCTCGCACCAGTTAAAGCCGAAACCATCGTGATTGACTACTCGGCGCCTAACGTTGCGAAACAGATGCACGTTGGTCATTTACGCTCCACCATTATTGGTGATGCTGCGGCACGTACCCAAGAATTTATCGGTCACAAAGTGATCCGCGCTAACCACGTGGGCGACTGGGGCACACAATTCGGGATGCTAATTGCTTACTTAGAAAAAGTGCAAAATGAAGATGCTAGCGACATGGCACTTTCAGATCTCGAAGAATTCTACCGCGAAGCGAAAAAACATTACGACGAAGATGAAGACTTTGCCGTTCGTGCTCGTGGTTACGTTGTGAAATTACAATCTGGTGATGAATACTGCCGCAAAATGTGGCGTAAACTGGTTGATATCACCATGCAACAAAACCAAGAAACTTATCGCCGTTTAAACGTTACGTTAACGGAAGACGATGTGATGGGTGAAAGCCTGTATAACAGCATGCTACCAGGCATCGTTGCCGACCTGAAAGCCAAAGGTTTAGCCGTAGAAAGTGAAGGCGCAACCGTCGTTTTCCTTGATGAATTCAAGAACAAAGAAGGCGAACCGATGGGCGTTATCGTCCAGAAGAAAGATGGCGGTTTCCTGTACACCACCACCGACATCGCCTGTGCAAAATACCGTTATGAAACCTTGCATGCGGATCGCTCCTTGTATTACATCGACTCCCGCCAGCATCAACATTTAATGCAAGCTTGGACTATTGTCCGTAAAGCGGGTTATATCCCAGAATCCATGGCGCTTGAGCACCATATGTTTGGCATGATGTTAGGAAAAGATGGTAAGCCATTCAAAACCCGTTCAGGCGGTACTGTTCGTCTGTCCGACCTGTTAGATGAAGCCGTTGAACGTGCTCAAACGCTGATCCGTGAGAAAAACCCGGATATGGCAGAAGAGGAATTGCTGAATCTTGCGAATGTCGTGGGTATCGGCGCGGTTAAATATGCAGATCTGTCTAAAAACCGTACCACTGACTACATTTTCGATTGGGACAATATGTTAGCTTTTGAAGGTAATACCGCGCCATATATGCAATATGCCTATACCCGCGTTGCCTCTATCTTCAAAAAAGCAGACATTACCGAAGCGGATTTAACGCTGCCAATCGTATTAGAAGCACCACACGAAATGGCATTGGCAACGCGTTTAATGCAATTTGAAGAGACTATCTTAACGGTTGCGCGTGAAGGGACGCCACACGTTATGTGTGCGTATCTGTATGACTTAGCGGGTCTGTTCTCTAGTTTCTACGAACATTGCCCTATTTTGTCCGCAGACACCGATGCACAGCGTCAAAGCCGTTTAAAACTGGCCTTATTAACGCAAAAAACCTTAAAAGCGGGTCTGGATACATTAGGTATCGAAACCGTCGAAAGAATGTAA
- the murJ gene encoding murein biosynthesis integral membrane protein MurJ, which yields MNLLKSLAAVSSMTMMSRVLGFIRDAIIARVFGAGAASDAFFVAFKLPNLLRRIFAEGAFSQAFVPILAEYKNQQGEEATRTFVAYISGMLTLALAIVTVVGMFAAPWVIYVTAPGFTTDADKFALTTDLLRVTFPYIFLISLASLAGAILNTWNRFSVPAFAPTLLNVSMIFFAAFAAPYFDPPIMSLAWAVLVGGVLQLGYQLPHLKKIGMLVLPRLSFHDSGVWRVMKMMGPAIIGVSVAQISLIINTIFASFLQSGSVSWMYYADRLMELPSGVLGVALGTILLPSLSKSFTSGNHQEYRHLMDWGLRLCLLLALPCAVGLAILSEALTVSLFQYDKFTAHDSLMTQYALMAYCVGLTGMILVKILAPGFYSRQDIRTPVRIAIVTLILTQLMNLAFIGPLQHAGLALSIGLAACFNAGVLYWQLRKQDIFQPLAGWRGFLVKLFVALVVMVVVLFGVLHFMPPWQDGNMLMRMLRLMGVVVVGAGSYFVALYVLGFRPRDFMKRSIA from the coding sequence ATGAATTTATTAAAATCTTTAGCGGCAGTCAGCTCGATGACGATGATGTCACGGGTTTTAGGTTTCATTCGTGACGCCATTATTGCCCGTGTATTCGGTGCAGGAGCGGCTTCCGATGCCTTCTTTGTTGCCTTCAAACTCCCTAATTTATTACGTCGAATTTTTGCGGAAGGGGCGTTTTCTCAAGCGTTTGTTCCCATTCTTGCCGAATATAAAAACCAGCAAGGCGAAGAAGCCACGCGCACGTTTGTGGCCTATATTTCGGGAATGCTAACGTTAGCATTAGCGATTGTGACGGTTGTCGGCATGTTTGCTGCGCCGTGGGTCATTTATGTGACGGCGCCGGGTTTTACCACGGATGCAGATAAGTTTGCGCTAACAACAGATTTATTGCGTGTGACGTTCCCCTATATTTTCTTGATCTCATTGGCATCATTAGCGGGTGCGATCCTTAATACGTGGAACCGCTTTTCGGTACCGGCGTTTGCACCGACGCTATTAAACGTCAGTATGATTTTTTTTGCAGCATTTGCTGCGCCGTATTTTGACCCGCCGATTATGTCTCTGGCTTGGGCGGTTCTTGTTGGTGGTGTGCTGCAATTGGGTTACCAATTACCGCATTTAAAGAAAATCGGTATGTTGGTGTTACCGCGTTTATCGTTCCACGATAGCGGCGTTTGGCGAGTGATGAAGATGATGGGCCCGGCAATTATCGGGGTTTCCGTCGCGCAAATTTCATTAATTATTAACACGATTTTCGCCTCGTTCCTGCAATCAGGTTCGGTATCATGGATGTATTATGCAGATCGCTTAATGGAGTTACCTTCGGGGGTGCTTGGCGTCGCGCTGGGTACCATCTTACTGCCATCGCTATCGAAAAGTTTTACTAGCGGAAATCACCAAGAATATCGCCATTTAATGGATTGGGGATTACGCTTATGTTTATTACTGGCGCTACCGTGTGCCGTGGGGCTAGCGATATTATCCGAAGCGTTAACGGTTTCACTTTTCCAATATGACAAATTTACCGCTCATGACTCGTTGATGACCCAGTATGCATTAATGGCGTATTGCGTGGGCTTAACGGGGATGATTTTAGTGAAAATCTTGGCACCAGGCTTCTATTCTCGCCAAGATATTCGTACTCCGGTCAGAATTGCGATAGTCACTTTGATCTTGACTCAGTTAATGAACTTAGCCTTTATTGGACCTCTACAACATGCGGGCTTAGCGCTGTCTATTGGGCTGGCGGCATGTTTTAACGCCGGTGTTCTGTATTGGCAGTTACGCAAGCAAGATATTTTCCAGCCGCTAGCAGGCTGGCGCGGTTTTTTAGTTAAATTGTTTGTTGCCTTGGTGGTGATGGTAGTAGTGCTTTTTGGTGTGTTGCATTTTATGCCACCGTGGCAAGACGGCAATATGCTGATGCGCATGTTACGTTTGATGGGAGTAGTGGTTGTGGGTGCAGGGAGCTATTTTGTGGCGCTGTATGTGTTAGGCTTCCGCCCGCGTGACTTTATGAAGCGCAGTATTGCGTAG
- a CDS encoding NUDIX hydrolase encodes MSTKIIDKLGLITIHNSKVAMVRSHNKTLFYIPGGKREQGETDQQALSREIDEELTLTLHPESIRFYGEFTGLADGKQDGTQVCIRCYQADYDGIPQPAAEIAELAWLDSNDADRCSITAIAVLAQLKADNLIK; translated from the coding sequence ATGAGCACTAAAATTATTGATAAATTAGGTTTAATTACCATCCATAATAGCAAAGTTGCCATGGTACGTTCCCATAATAAAACCTTATTTTATATTCCTGGCGGGAAACGTGAACAAGGTGAAACTGACCAACAGGCGCTTTCTCGCGAAATCGATGAAGAACTCACATTAACCTTGCACCCTGAATCCATCCGTTTCTACGGAGAATTCACCGGATTGGCTGATGGCAAACAAGATGGCACTCAGGTTTGTATCCGTTGCTACCAAGCCGATTATGACGGCATCCCTCAACCCGCGGCTGAAATTGCTGAATTAGCGTGGCTAGATTCCAATGATGCAGACCGCTGCTCTATCACTGCGATTGCTGTCTTGGCACAGCTCAAAGCGGATAATCTCATTAAGTAA
- a CDS encoding VOC family protein: MLDFDKIPQLNDLWCDLPDFDQKVAAMAHSLNLSLTDYMIDHISVRCHHQETAERWHDGLLQCAELLSDNLINGRPIRLYDLKKPIQIAGQDVYIIELPFPKDKTYPQESWEHIEMVIEVAPELLEETARRLLPDTLPEGYSYKVSQPKGQQERLPNPTLAVTNGLITLKYHPFSLRNIVESEK; the protein is encoded by the coding sequence ATGCTAGATTTCGATAAAATTCCTCAGTTAAATGATCTATGGTGCGACCTGCCGGACTTTGATCAAAAGGTTGCGGCGATGGCGCACTCTCTCAATCTTTCCTTGACTGATTATATGATTGACCATATTTCCGTACGTTGCCACCATCAGGAAACTGCTGAGCGTTGGCATGACGGCCTATTACAATGCGCTGAATTACTTTCTGATAACCTGATTAACGGTCGCCCAATTCGTCTTTATGATCTGAAAAAGCCCATTCAAATCGCTGGGCAGGATGTCTATATTATTGAGCTCCCTTTTCCTAAAGATAAAACTTATCCTCAAGAGAGCTGGGAACATATTGAAATGGTCATTGAGGTCGCGCCAGAATTATTGGAAGAGACGGCGCGTCGTTTATTACCGGATACGTTACCGGAAGGATACTCCTATAAAGTGAGTCAACCTAAAGGCCAGCAAGAAAGACTGCCAAATCCGACTTTGGCCGTGACAAACGGCTTAATTACTCTCAAATATCACCCATTTTCCCTTAGAAACATCGTTGAAAGCGAAAAATAA
- the cmoB gene encoding tRNA 5-methoxyuridine(34)/uridine 5-oxyacetic acid(34) synthase CmoB, translated as MIDFGRFYQQIAVGPLSHWLETLPAQLVAWKKEGLHGGFSSWEKMLDNLPVMTPTQLDIKNSVTATRDPELTEGETRRLNNILGQLKPWRKGPFSLYGVNIDTEWRSDWKWDRVLPHISPLKGRHVLDVGCGSGYHMWRMLGEEAEFVVGIDPTELFLCQFEAVRKLLGDDQRAHLLPLGIEQLPALKAFDTVFSMGVLYHRRSPLDHLWQLKDQLVSEGELVLESLVIEGDEFQCLIPGDRYAQMRNVYFIPSAKMLKVWLEKCGFVDVRIVDQAVTSLDEQRRTEWMPTDSLAEFLDPNDQTKTIEGYPAPLRAILVAKKP; from the coding sequence ATGATCGATTTCGGTCGTTTTTATCAACAAATTGCCGTTGGCCCTCTTAGCCATTGGTTAGAAACCCTGCCCGCTCAACTGGTGGCATGGAAAAAAGAAGGTCTACACGGTGGGTTCTCTTCATGGGAGAAAATGTTAGATAACCTGCCAGTGATGACGCCGACCCAGTTAGATATTAAAAATAGCGTTACTGCGACGCGCGACCCAGAATTAACCGAAGGCGAAACTCGCCGTTTAAACAATATCTTAGGGCAGTTGAAACCATGGCGTAAAGGGCCATTTTCCCTATATGGCGTCAATATCGATACCGAATGGCGTTCAGATTGGAAATGGGATCGCGTTCTGCCACATATTTCCCCATTAAAAGGCCGCCATGTATTAGATGTAGGCTGCGGAAGTGGCTACCACATGTGGCGTATGCTGGGCGAAGAAGCGGAGTTTGTCGTCGGTATCGATCCTACCGAACTGTTTTTATGCCAATTTGAAGCCGTTAGAAAACTGTTAGGTGATGACCAACGCGCACATTTACTGCCGCTCGGTATCGAACAACTGCCAGCATTAAAAGCCTTTGATACCGTATTCTCTATGGGCGTTCTGTATCATCGTCGCTCCCCACTCGACCATTTATGGCAGTTAAAAGACCAACTCGTCAGTGAAGGTGAGTTAGTGTTGGAAAGTTTGGTGATTGAAGGTGATGAATTCCAATGCCTGATCCCCGGCGATCGCTATGCACAAATGCGCAACGTTTACTTTATTCCTTCCGCCAAAATGCTCAAAGTGTGGTTAGAGAAATGTGGTTTTGTCGACGTACGCATTGTTGACCAAGCCGTGACTTCGTTAGACGAACAGCGCCGTACAGAGTGGATGCCAACGGATTCATTAGCAGAATTTTTAGACCCTAATGATCAAACCAAAACCATCGAAGGGTATCCAGCCCCTCTACGTGCGATTTTAGTGGCGAAAAAACCGTAA
- a CDS encoding MAPEG family protein, with amino-acid sequence MVSSLYAVLGALLILRLSLHVVKLRNQYRVSVGDGGFSELQTAIRVHGNAIEYIPISLILLLLMEMNGAKVWMIHVCGILLIASRMLHSYGLKNHDYSQRRMGMMGTYLALALMVIANAYYLPWVQMVSFSF; translated from the coding sequence ATGGTCAGTTCTTTATACGCTGTACTAGGAGCCTTACTGATACTGAGATTATCACTCCATGTCGTAAAGCTAAGAAATCAGTACCGTGTGTCTGTTGGCGATGGTGGGTTTTCTGAATTGCAAACCGCTATCCGTGTGCATGGCAATGCCATCGAGTACATTCCAATTTCATTAATTTTATTACTGTTAATGGAAATGAATGGCGCCAAAGTTTGGATGATCCATGTTTGTGGCATTCTGCTGATTGCAAGCCGCATGCTCCACTCTTACGGTTTAAAAAACCATGACTATTCACAACGTCGAATGGGAATGATGGGGACTTATCTGGCTCTCGCCTTGATGGTCATCGCCAATGCCTATTACCTACCTTGGGTACAAATGGTGTCGTTCTCCTTTTAA
- the cmoA gene encoding carboxy-S-adenosyl-L-methionine synthase CmoA: MSSQDPNHKDSLFSAPIANLGDWKFDEKVAEVFPDMIQRSVPGYSNIITMIGMLAGRFVTPNSQVYDLGCSLGAATLSVRRNISVENCKIISVDNSPAMVERCRRHIDAYKAQTPVEVIEGDIRDIHIENASMVILNFTLQFLNPDDREKLLTKIYQGLLPGGILVLSEKFNFEDKQIGELLFNMHHDFKRANGYSELEISQKRSMLENVMLTDSVEAHKARLKRVGFTHCEVWFQCFNFGSLLALKEGQ; the protein is encoded by the coding sequence ATGTCAAGTCAGGATCCAAACCATAAAGACAGCCTTTTCTCCGCGCCGATCGCCAATTTAGGTGACTGGAAGTTTGATGAAAAAGTGGCTGAAGTTTTCCCCGATATGATCCAACGTTCCGTACCGGGTTACTCCAATATCATCACCATGATTGGGATGCTAGCGGGTCGTTTTGTGACACCAAATAGTCAAGTCTATGATCTGGGTTGTTCCCTTGGTGCCGCCACCCTGTCTGTTCGTCGAAATATTTCAGTAGAAAACTGTAAAATCATTTCTGTCGATAATTCACCCGCTATGGTCGAACGCTGCCGCCGTCATATTGATGCGTATAAAGCACAAACGCCTGTCGAGGTTATCGAAGGAGATATTCGCGATATTCATATTGAAAACGCGTCCATGGTTATCCTTAACTTCACATTGCAGTTTTTAAATCCCGATGACCGCGAAAAATTGCTCACTAAAATTTACCAAGGGTTACTACCCGGTGGCATTTTAGTGTTATCTGAGAAATTTAATTTTGAAGATAAGCAAATTGGTGAGTTGTTATTTAACATGCACCATGATTTCAAACGCGCCAACGGGTATAGCGAACTCGAAATCAGCCAAAAACGCAGCATGCTCGAAAATGTCATGCTCACCGACTCTGTTGAAGCGCATAAAGCTCGCTTAAAACGCGTCGGATTCACACATTGTGAAGTCTGGTTCCAATGTTTTAACTTCGGTTCATTATTAGCATTAAAAGAGGGGCAGTAA
- a CDS encoding P-II family nitrogen regulator, protein MKYIIAIIKPFKLEDVREALTELGIQGMTICEVKGYGRQKGHAELYRGAEYEVSFLPKTKMEIAISDDLLEPALDAIIRTADTGKVGDGKLFVFELLQAVRIRTSESGDDAL, encoded by the coding sequence ATGAAGTACATCATCGCAATTATTAAACCGTTCAAATTAGAAGATGTTCGTGAAGCACTCACTGAATTAGGAATACAAGGGATGACCATCTGTGAAGTCAAAGGTTATGGCAGACAGAAAGGTCACGCGGAACTTTACCGTGGTGCAGAATATGAAGTGAGTTTTCTACCCAAAACCAAAATGGAAATCGCTATCAGTGATGACCTACTGGAACCCGCTCTCGATGCGATTATTCGTACCGCAGATACGGGGAAAGTGGGCGATGGAAAGCTGTTTGTTTTTGAACTTCTACAAGCCGTTCGCATTCGTACCAGCGAATCCGGCGATGACGCACTCTAA
- the cutC gene encoding copper homeostasis protein CutC, whose amino-acid sequence MAKLEICCFGIECAEVAQEYGANRIELCSGAADGGLTPSYGYLKLAREKLHIPVHPIIRPRGGDFCYNVSEFDVIREDLQMIKEMGFPGAVVGILDTEGRIDIERMQTLMEIANGMEITFHRAFDMCINPLLALEQLKNLGVARILTSGQQQSAELGLPLLKELHEKSREMNGPIIMAGAGVRLANMTKFMEIGLTEVHSSAGKTVPSSMNYRKAGVTMASNSETDEFTHYCVDGPTVEAMMDFISITEKVPA is encoded by the coding sequence ATGGCGAAACTGGAAATTTGCTGTTTTGGTATAGAGTGCGCCGAAGTCGCGCAAGAATATGGTGCAAATCGCATTGAGCTCTGTTCGGGGGCAGCAGATGGGGGGCTAACACCAAGCTACGGCTATTTAAAACTGGCGAGAGAGAAACTTCATATTCCTGTTCATCCCATTATTCGTCCTCGTGGTGGTGATTTTTGCTATAACGTGAGTGAATTTGATGTGATCCGTGAGGATTTACAGATGATCAAGGAGATGGGGTTTCCTGGCGCAGTGGTGGGGATCTTAGATACAGAAGGGCGCATTGATATCGAACGGATGCAGACCTTAATGGAAATTGCGAATGGAATGGAGATTACTTTCCATCGTGCTTTTGATATGTGTATCAATCCGTTACTGGCATTAGAGCAACTTAAAAACCTTGGGGTGGCACGTATTTTAACATCCGGTCAGCAACAAAGTGCTGAATTAGGTTTACCACTACTGAAAGAGTTGCACGAAAAAAGCCGTGAAATGAATGGTCCAATCATTATGGCTGGCGCGGGGGTTCGGTTGGCGAATATGACCAAGTTTATGGAAATTGGTCTAACGGAAGTGCACAGCTCCGCAGGGAAAACCGTTCCTTCCAGTATGAATTACCGCAAAGCGGGTGTAACCATGGCTTCAAACAGTGAAACCGATGAGTTCACACACTACTGTGTTGATGGGCCAACGGTGGAAGCGATGATGGACTTTATTTCTATAACGGAAAAAGTGCCTGCATAA
- a CDS encoding DUF4377 domain-containing protein, with amino-acid sequence MKKILLASSLLVLLAGCQNGNNTNTMKPTNSNNKIFYIDSSLADCVGVAPMKCMKVKEKPTDDWQYFYSSIQGFSYEPGYNYVLEVQQFDVPNPPADAPSIRYELVKVIEKK; translated from the coding sequence ATGAAAAAAATTCTACTCGCATCATCCCTTCTTGTTCTGCTTGCAGGATGCCAAAACGGAAATAATACCAATACGATGAAGCCCACCAACAGCAACAATAAAATCTTTTATATCGACTCCTCTCTGGCTGACTGTGTCGGCGTTGCACCGATGAAATGCATGAAAGTTAAAGAAAAGCCAACTGATGATTGGCAATATTTTTACTCATCCATTCAAGGATTCAGCTATGAACCGGGCTATAACTACGTGCTAGAGGTGCAACAGTTTGATGTGCCTAACCCACCCGCTGATGCCCCAAGCATCCGTTATGAGTTAGTCAAAGTTATCGAGAAAAAATAA
- the amtB gene encoding ammonium transporter AmtB has protein sequence MRRLWLPAALFALSYFALPAYASEVNVVDKADNAFMLICTALVFFMTIPGIALFYGGLLRSKNVLSLITQVMLIFSVVIILWFVFGYSLAFTAGNKIFGDGSLTFLSAMSIDDLSGSINRYIHVAFQGSFAVITLALIVGALGERVRFSALLIFTVIWFTFSYVPIAHMVWAEGGWLADDGALDFAGGTVVHINAAVAALVGAYLLGKRSDYSQVVLKPHNLPMVFMGTAVLYIGWFGFNAGSAGSANNVAALAFINTVIATAGAILSWTFTEWLLRGKPSMLGSCSGCISGLVAITPAAGTVGPIGALVIGIVGGIIGLWGVVVLKRWLKADDVCDVFGIHGTCGIVGCVLTGVFTSTLFGGLGYRDNVTLSHQVFVQLESIVVTIVWSGVVAFIAFKLADKLVGLRVSPEEECDGLDLTTHGERAYHP, from the coding sequence ATGAGACGATTATGGTTGCCTGCCGCACTCTTCGCCTTAAGTTATTTCGCACTTCCCGCTTATGCGTCGGAAGTGAATGTCGTTGATAAAGCGGATAATGCTTTTATGTTGATCTGCACGGCGTTGGTATTTTTTATGACCATCCCCGGCATTGCACTGTTTTATGGCGGATTATTACGCAGCAAAAACGTGTTGTCGCTGATCACCCAAGTGATGCTGATTTTTAGTGTGGTGATTATTCTTTGGTTTGTCTTTGGTTACAGCCTCGCCTTCACTGCAGGAAATAAAATCTTTGGGGATGGCTCTTTAACGTTTCTAAGCGCGATGTCCATCGACGATTTATCAGGTTCCATTAATCGGTATATCCATGTTGCCTTCCAAGGCTCATTTGCGGTTATTACCCTCGCATTAATTGTCGGAGCACTAGGGGAGCGCGTGCGTTTCTCTGCACTCCTGATTTTTACCGTGATTTGGTTTACTTTCTCCTATGTGCCTATCGCACATATGGTATGGGCTGAAGGCGGATGGCTGGCCGATGATGGCGCTCTCGATTTTGCAGGCGGCACCGTGGTGCACATTAATGCCGCTGTCGCTGCACTGGTCGGTGCCTATTTGCTGGGTAAACGCAGTGATTACAGCCAAGTGGTGCTCAAGCCCCATAACTTACCAATGGTCTTTATGGGTACCGCAGTCCTGTACATTGGGTGGTTTGGCTTTAACGCAGGTTCCGCAGGCAGTGCCAATAATGTTGCTGCATTGGCGTTTATTAACACGGTGATTGCAACAGCTGGTGCTATCCTTTCATGGACATTCACTGAATGGTTATTGCGAGGAAAACCTTCGATGCTCGGAAGCTGCTCTGGTTGTATCTCTGGATTAGTCGCTATCACGCCAGCAGCAGGTACTGTTGGTCCTATTGGTGCGCTTGTTATTGGTATTGTCGGGGGAATTATTGGGCTTTGGGGTGTTGTCGTCTTAAAGCGTTGGTTAAAAGCCGATGATGTGTGCGATGTTTTTGGTATCCATGGCACCTGCGGTATTGTTGGTTGCGTACTCACAGGCGTATTTACCTCGACGCTGTTTGGGGGACTCGGTTATCGTGACAACGTCACTTTATCCCACCAAGTCTTTGTACAGCTTGAGAGTATTGTGGTCACCATTGTTTGGTCAGGTGTTGTAGCATTTATCGCCTTTAAACTGGCGGATAAGCTAGTTGGTCTGCGGGTTTCCCCAGAAGAAGAGTGCGATGGGTTGGATCTTACCACCCATGGCGAGCGCGCTTATCATCCGTAA